The genomic interval CCGGCGGTTCAACGAAACGCCGGAATCGCTATTTTTGCACCCGGAAATCTCTCCTTGCGGGAACTTCGCCCCGAAAGGAACCTCCCGGCCGCCGACTGCGGAACCCCGCCCGCCCTTCGCCCGGAACCCGCTGCGCCGACGCCGCAAACCGAACGCCTAAACCAACAAAGAGATGATCGGAAAGGAAATCCGAACGGAAAAGCCCGTTCTGTGGAACAGCAACTACGTGAAGGTGTGGATCGCCAATTTCATGCTCTTCTTCGCCTTCTACCTGCTGGCGCCGCTGCTGCCGCTCTATCTGCGCGACACCTTCTCGGCCGACAAGGCCATGATCGGAATCGTGTTGAGCGGCTATACGTTGACGGCACTCTGCGTGCGACCGTTCAGCGGCTTCGTCGTGGACAGTTTTCCCCGCAAGAAGGTCCTCCTGATCTGCTATTTCTGCTTTGCACTCTTCTTCGCGGGCTACTTCATCACCGGATCGCTGGTTCTCTTCGCCGCCATCCGCACGCTGCACGGCGCACCGTTCGGCGCCACGACCGTGGCGAGCAGCACGATGGCCGTGGATGTACTCCCCTCGGAGCGCCGTTCGGAGGGCATCGGCTACTACGGACTGAGCAACAACATCGCCATGGCGATCGGGCCCTCGGCCGGGCTCTACATCTACCACACGATCCACAACTTCAACCTGCTCTTCACCCTTTCGCTGGTGATCGCCTTCATCGGGCTGGCCATCGACTCGACGATTCACTGCCGCGAACGGCAGCCGATCCGGCGCGAAAGCAAGGTTTCACTCGACCGTTTCATCCTGCTCAAGGGGTGGAGCGAAGGGATCTGTGTCGCCGCCTTCGCCTTTTCGTTCGGCGTGATCTCGACCTACATCGCCATCTACAGCCAGGAGGTGCTGCACATCACCTCCGGCTCGGGGACCTTCTTCATGCTGCTGGCCGCGGGGCTGATCCTTTCGCGGCTCATGGGCAGCAAATCGCTGCGCGAAGGGAAGATCATCCACAACGCTTCGATCGGAATGCTGATATCGATGTGCGGCTACCTGGTCTTCACGGCCGTGCCGAACCTCTACGGCTACTACGCCGCGGCGCTGATGATCGGACTCGGCAACGGGCACATGTACCCGGCCATGCAGACGATGTTCATCAACCTGGCGCCGCATGAACGCCGCGGGACGGCCAACTCGACGATCCTCACCTCGTGGGACCTCGGGGTCGGCATCGGCATCATCGGCGGCGGCAGCGTCGCCGAACATCTCGGCAGCTATTCGGCGGCCTTCTGGCTGGCCTTCGCCATCAACGTAGTGGGAGTTCTCTTCTTCTTCACCTACGCCCGCCGGAGTTTTCTGAAGTATCGGCTCAGGTAAGTGCTGACGGCCGAACACCGCACCGCAAAGACTTCACGCCTCGGGATTCCGGTTCCCGAAAACCGGCTCCGTTGATCGCTGACGGCCGAACACCGCACCGCAAAGGCTGCGCGCCTCGGGATTCCGGTTCCCGAAAAACGGGCCGTCGATTTTCGACGGCCCGGCCTGTTTTTTCGGGAGCACCTCCCCTCTCACCCGGCTATTGCTCCCGGGTCGTGGGGCCCTGGACGGTCAACCGTCCGTCGCGGATCGTCATCTCGTCGATGAACACCACGCGTTCGTCGCCCGTGGCTTCGGTCCGGCCGTGATAGACGCAATAGAGGTGTTTGCCATCCTTCGAGCGGGTCACGCTGTTGTGGCCCGTTCCGGTCACCGTCCCGCCGGAAGCGGTGTTGCGCTGCAGTACGGGGTTGTTGTCGGCCTTGCGGAAGGGCCCGAGCGGCGAATCCGACGTCGCATAACCCACGGCATAGTTCGCCCCGCCGAAGAAGTTGGCGGAGTACATCATGTAATAAATTCCGTTGTCCTTCAAGAGGAACGACCCCTCGGTCCAGCGGCGGTTGACCTCCCCGGAGGTGACCGAACGGCTCTCCCATTCGGCCTGCGCGTCGTCCATGCGCACGGGCGGCCGCAGCATCAGCACCGGCTCGCCCTTCACGCCCGAGAAGTCGGGCTCCAACTCCACACCATAGACCCAGCTCTCCTCGATGCGGTCGAACATCCCCTTTTCGCGGGCCCAGTCGGCCACCTCGCTCTCCACGGGATGCTCGTAGCAGCAGCGCGAATAGTAGAGGTAGCAGCGTCCGTCGTCATCGAAGAAGACATTGGCGTCGATCACCGGGTATCCGGGATCGAAGAGCGGGCGGTCGGAGATCTCGACGAAGGGGCCCGTCGGCGAATCGGAGGCGGCGACGCCGATCCGGAAATTCTCCAGCGCACCGGTCGGGTTCTCGCGCCAGTCGGCACTGAAGAACATGTAGAAACGCCCGTCGCGCTCGTAGACCTCCGGGGCCCAGAAGTTCGCCACGGCCCACGATTCGGGGGTATTGCCGCGGTAAACGGCCCCGGCGTACTCCCATCGGGTCAGGTCGTCGGAGACGTAGCATCCGAAACCGTCGCGCACGCCGCCGGTTCCATACATGTAATAGCGCCCGTCGGAAGCGAGCAGCACATAGGGGTCGCCCAACTCCACGTCCAGCGGGTTGGAGGGCACGAAGGTCCGGTTTCCGGAACAGCCGCCGAGCAGCGCGGCCAGCACAAAGAGCAGGTTTTTCATCTCATCAAAAGGGGTATTCGTTACGGTTCGGGGTTTCCTTCCCCGGGAACGGGTCCGCCGTTCGAAGAACAAAGATAGGGCTTTTGCGGACAAATCCGCACAAAATCGTCTCAGAAAAGCGCACACGATCGGCAATCGGCGCTTTCGAGAACCAACCGAACAGCCCAAGTCCCTTTTTCCGGAACGCACGGAGCGGAAAAATGCGTATCTTTGTCCGAACCATAAAAACAGC from uncultured Alistipes sp. carries:
- a CDS encoding MFS transporter, giving the protein MIGKEIRTEKPVLWNSNYVKVWIANFMLFFAFYLLAPLLPLYLRDTFSADKAMIGIVLSGYTLTALCVRPFSGFVVDSFPRKKVLLICYFCFALFFAGYFITGSLVLFAAIRTLHGAPFGATTVASSTMAVDVLPSERRSEGIGYYGLSNNIAMAIGPSAGLYIYHTIHNFNLLFTLSLVIAFIGLAIDSTIHCRERQPIRRESKVSLDRFILLKGWSEGICVAAFAFSFGVISTYIAIYSQEVLHITSGSGTFFMLLAAGLILSRLMGSKSLREGKIIHNASIGMLISMCGYLVFTAVPNLYGYYAAALMIGLGNGHMYPAMQTMFINLAPHERRGTANSTILTSWDLGVGIGIIGGGSVAEHLGSYSAAFWLAFAINVVGVLFFFTYARRSFLKYRLR
- a CDS encoding glycoside hydrolase family 43 protein encodes the protein MKNLLFVLAALLGGCSGNRTFVPSNPLDVELGDPYVLLASDGRYYMYGTGGVRDGFGCYVSDDLTRWEYAGAVYRGNTPESWAVANFWAPEVYERDGRFYMFFSADWRENPTGALENFRIGVAASDSPTGPFVEISDRPLFDPGYPVIDANVFFDDDGRCYLYYSRCCYEHPVESEVADWAREKGMFDRIEESWVYGVELEPDFSGVKGEPVLMLRPPVRMDDAQAEWESRSVTSGEVNRRWTEGSFLLKDNGIYYMMYSANFFGGANYAVGYATSDSPLGPFRKADNNPVLQRNTASGGTVTGTGHNSVTRSKDGKHLYCVYHGRTEATGDERVVFIDEMTIRDGRLTVQGPTTREQ